A segment of the bacterium genome:
TGCGGAAAAATGAGAGGGCGGGTGCGAGATCGCACCCGCCCTTTTGCTGGGCAGAGTCAACTACGGAATCGGCTCCGGTCCATTACGGAATGTCGTGTTGATGATGTAGATGACGTCCAGAACATTCGTGATTCCATCGCCGTTGAGATCGGCCACGTCCGGAGGGTTCGGGAGCGCGGCGCTCCGGAATGTTACCCCGATCATCATAGTGACATCCAAGACATTGAAAATGTGGTCGTCATTCATGTCACCGCGGCGCTGCGGGGCCGAGAGCATCAGCAGATTCGACGACTCTCCCTGTGGCGGCACCGCGTTGGCGACCGGAGTGTTCGAGAAGGCCACCTGTGTGGACGCTCCCGTTCCTGTCACAGAGACGTATCCGCTTACGTTGCCGCCGGGGTCACGAATCCCGAGGAAATAGTTGTCGGATGGATCGGCGCCGATCTCCGCGACAATCCGGATCTTGTAGCTGCCGTACCGCGGGGCCAGAATCCAGACGCGGTCGTCGAGTTCACCGGCAACGCCATTGGGCCCGATGCCGAAATCGGTCGTCGTGATGTAACCTGCTGTTGCTCCCATGGTGTTGAAATCGAGCCCGATGGAGTCCTGCCCGTCGGGAGAGACGACGATGATGTCCACCGGAGAGTAGACGGTGACGACCAGGGTGTCGCACACATCGCCGATGTTGTCGCCGTCGGCATCCGCCTGATCTGAATTGCTGATCAGCGGGCAATTGTCGTTGGCGTCAGCCAGACTGTCGCCGTCGTTGTCCGCGACAACCAGCAGGCAGGCGGAGAATTCGGAGGTGTTTCCATCCGGGTCGGTTGCCGTCGCGGTGACCACTCCGCCCGCGGCGATCGGGGGGCCGATGAAATCAAGATCGACATCTCCCGCCCCGTCCGTGGAAGCCGTCTGAGAACCGAGGAATGTCTGTCCCTCACCATTGCCGGACGCACCACACGCCGGACTGTAGAAATACTCGACATGAATTTGCGTGTTCGGCGTGGTGTTCAGTGTTCCGGTAATCCAGCTCTGAGTTGGCTGGTCCAGGGCCTCGACGAGCACCGGGAAGTTTTGCAGGAAGTTGGGACCGCCGTCGGCGTCACCCGGGTCGTTGGCGGTGACGCCATTGTAGAAGCCCAGGTCGATCCCCGACACGATGTTGCAACAGATGGAATTTCCGAGTATGGAGATCGAGTGCAAGTCGCTTTCGATGACGATGCCAAAGTCGTTGCCCGCAATCACGTTTCCCTGGCCTGGCAGATCGCCGCCAATCAGTGTGCTGTCGCCTCCCTGGCCCGGCACACCATAAATCCGGACGCCGACATAATTGCCTAGTGTGGGACTTCCCGATGCATCCGTGCCGACGCGGTTGCCCTGAATGGTGACATGTGAGGCATTCACAAGCAAGATGCCGCTGCCAAAACCCGAAATGAGATTGTCGGTGATTGTCGTTCCGCCGGCAGGGGAGTATTCGACGTAAACGCCGTAGTTGAAGCCCGTGCCTTCGCCCAAATCTGACATCCCGGTGGCGTCGACTCCGATATAGTTGCCGGTGACCTCGGCTGGCCGCGTCACCCACACTGCGAAGTTCTTGGCGGGCGCGATGACGTTTCGCTCCGCGGAGGTCGGGCCACCGATGATGTTGCCGCTCCCCGACGTAACCACGCTCTTGTCGGGCGAAGATAAGCTGAAAGCAGCCGTTCCCTGGGCGTTGACACCGATGTAATTGCCTTTCAGGATGTTGTCTCCAATGCCATTTGATCCTCCCAGCATCACATTCTCACTGCTTCCACCGGCGATTACGTTTCTATCCGCGGGTGTATCACCACCGATGAGGCAGGAGTCCCAAATCTCCATGCATGATCCCACGGAACCTACCACTGATGTGCCGGTTGCGTCGACCCCGATGAAGCACCCTTGAAGCCGTGTATCGGCTTCTCGCAGCTCCAGGTATTTGCCCGCATTTGACGCGTTCCCTATTCCATTGTTGATGACGAGTCCGCGGATTATGGTCCCCCTTGCGGCGGGAAACTGGCTCACGGTCAGCGCGTCCTGAAAAGGCCCTAAGGAACCACAATCGATCACAATCTTCAGAACCGCGTCATTGCCAACAGCCAGCGTGTTGGGGCTGCTCCCGGGCTGCGAGTATCCGTCTATCATTGCTTGCTCCCCGATTGAGAAGCCGACTCCAATGGGAGTGATCACGTGGGGGCCGGCTCCGGGAATACTGAAGACGACGGAGTCCCGTCCAGGATTGTTATTGGCGTCGGTTATTGCCTGACGCAGCGATCCCGGGCCCATGTCGCTTGTGTTTGTCACCGTGTAGACGGCGGAATGCGCTCTTGTCCCTACCCACCCTGTCGCAAGCACGACGGATAGAGCAGTCGCCCGGGAGAAACTCCAGGAACGCTGTCGAACAGTGTTCACGATCCACCTCCTGCTGGCCCCGGCCTCGGACCGGGGGATGAAAACTGCGGCTATGTCTGCAAGACGGACTGTTCTTCATGGTGTTGCTTCAGACCCGCTTCACGTCGTCGGAACGGCAGGAGAAGGCGCGCGCACTCCCCCGCCGGGGTATCGGTTTCGTGACCGCGAGATTTCGGGCAGGGAACTCGCACCGCGTGGGAGTCCATTCCGACAGGGGCCGTCAGCCACGCGACCGACTTTGCAATCATTGCGGCGCGTGGCCTTCCGCACTGCCGTCGGGCCAGGGTGTCGCGACGTTGGGACAACCCGCGAGTACGCAAACGGTGTGTGCGGTTCCTTGCAGTGCGGACCGAGGTCGAGGATGCGGCCCCCAGTCAGGGCCGGGCCGGGCGTTGTCCTATAACCACCACAGGAATGCTGTCGGGCAAGGTGCATTCTCCACCTGCTGATGTCCCCGGGCCATCCCCGAAGACGGCATCGTACTACTATGGCGGCCGCCGGCGGGACGGCCGTATCGGAAGGTCGATGGGACTGCCACAACGGAAAGAATCTCGACAACAGCAGAATTATGTTAACCGGACAACTTTTATCCGTCAATTGGATTTTTGACGTTTTGTGCCTTCTCCGGCCGTCATTTCTGAGGGAAGACTGGCGGTCTCCGGCCCGCCACGTTTCCTTAGGAGGCGATGACGCTCCTCGACCGCTTCTTTGCCGGCGACCGTGTGGCTTTGGCCCGCATCATCACGCATGTCGAGAACCGCGCGCCCGGTTACCACGAGGTGCTCGCGCGCATCTTTGCGCACCGCCATGGCGCCTATCGTGTGGGGCTGACCGGCCCGCCCGGCGCCGGGAAATCGTCGCTGGTCAACCAGCTGGCGCTGATGCTGGCCGGCGAGGGGCATAAAGTCGGCGTGATCGCGGTCGATCCCTCCAGCCCGTTTACCGGCGGTGCGCTTCTGGGGGACCGGGTGCGCATGCAGTCGCTCTACGGCATCGAGAATGTTTTCATCCGCAGCATGGCCACCCGCGGTTCCTCCGGCGGGCTGGCCGCCGCCACGAAAGACGTCTGCGTGGTCATGGAGGGATTCGGCTTCGACATTGTGTTGATTGAAACTGTCGGTGTCGGCCAGATCGAACTCGATGTCGCCGCCGTCTGCGACACCGTGGCCGTGGTCTTCGTGCCCGAATCGGGCGATGCCATTCAGGCGATGAAATCGGGCCTGATGGAAATCGCCGATGTCTTCTGCCTGAACAAAAGCGACCGTCCCGGTTCCGATCGCATCAAGGCCGAACTGGAATCGATCCTTGAAGTGCGCCGCGAGGTTCGCAAGTCGCTGGGCACGTTCTCCGATTGGCACCCACCGGTGACAATGTCGGTGGCGACCTCGGGGCAGGGAATTCCCGCGCTCTGGGACTCAATCCAGAAGCACCGCGCCTACCGGGAGCAACGCGACCCGACCGGACATATGCGGCTGCGCGTGCGTTCCGATCTCATCCTGGCGCTGCTCGAACTGGCGCGTCGCCAGCTGGACGCCGACCTGCTCGAATCGCCGCGACTTGAGCAGGCGGTCGATCAGATCGTTTCCAGCCAAGCCGACCCGTACACGATGGCGCAGAAGCTCTTCGCGGACTGGCGCGGTCAGGCATAATGCCGAACCGGCCGGGTGTGTCGCCGCCGGCAACATTATGACAGCGGCGGTGGTATAAACCATTGGACAACATGACCCAACGGGAGCATATTTATTTGGTTCAGTTCCGCGCTCGCGTGCGTCGATCTACCCCGAAAAGATAGAGGATGAATCATCCATGACCGACATTTCCAAACCGGCCAAGAAACCCAATGCGGACCGCGGCATTCTCGGACGGATCCCCGGCCGTTCGCCCAGCGTCAAGGACCTGTGGGCGGAAAAGTGCACCGACGCCGACCAGCTTGATGGCCGCAAGTTCATCACCGTCTCCTCCGTCCCGGTCAAGGCGCTCTACACCCCCGAGGATGTCGCTGACATCGACTTCGACCGTGACATCGGCTATCCCGGCTTCTGGCCCTATACCCGCGGTGTGCACCCCTCGATGTACCGCCAGAAGCTGTGGACCATGCGCCAGTTTTCCGGCATGGGCTCGGCGGCGCAGACCAACGAGCGCTATCACTACCTGCTTGCCAACGGCCAGATGGGGTTGTCCGTCGCCTTCGATCTGCCCACCCTGATGGGTTACGATTCCGATCACCCGCGCTCCAAGGGCGAAGTCGGCGTTTGCGGCGTGGCGGTCGATTCACTCAAGGACATGGAGGTCATCTTCAAGGGGATCGACCTCGGCAAGATCTCGACCTCGATGACGATCAACGCCCCGGCAGCGATCATTCTCGCCTTTTACATCGTCGTCGCCGAAAAGCAGGGGGTCAAGCCCAATCAATTGCGCGGCACGCTCCAGAACGACATCCTGAAGGAGTACATCGCCCAGAAGGAGTGGATCTTCCCGCCGCCGCCGTCGATGAAGCTAATCGTCGACACGATCGAGTACGGCACGCGGTTCATGCCGCAGTGGAACACCATTTCGATCTCCGGCTACCATATTCGCGAGGCGGGCGCGACCGCCGTGCAGGAGCTGGCCTACACGCTGGCCGACGGCTTCGCCTATATCGAGGCGGCGATGCAGCGCGGGCTGAATGTCGACGAGTTCGCGCCGCGGCTGTCGCTTTTCTTCAACTCGCATCTGGACTTCTTCGAGGAGATCGCCAAGTACCGCGCCGCGCGCAAGCTCTGGGCCCGTCACCTGCGCGACCGCTACGGCGCCAAGAACGAACGCTCCCTGCTGATGCGCTTCCACACCCAGACGGCCGGCGTCTCGCTCACCGCGCAGCAGCCGGAAAACAATATCGTCCGCGTCACCTGGCAGGCGATGGCCGCCGCCCTCGGCGGCACGCAGTCGCTGCACACCAACTCGATGGATGAGACGCTCGCCCTGCCTTCCGAAAAGGCGGCGCTGATCGCGTTGCGCACCCAGCAACTGATCGCCTACGAGAGC
Coding sequences within it:
- a CDS encoding NosD domain-containing protein translates to MIDGYSQPGSSPNTLAVGNDAVLKIVIDCGSLGPFQDALTVSQFPAARGTIIRGLVINNGIGNASNAGKYLELREADTRLQGCFIGVDATGTSVVGSVGSCMEIWDSCLIGGDTPADRNVIAGGSSENVMLGGSNGIGDNILKGNYIGVNAQGTAAFSLSSPDKSVVTSGSGNIIGGPTSAERNVIAPAKNFAVWVTRPAEVTGNYIGVDATGMSDLGEGTGFNYGVYVEYSPAGGTTITDNLISGFGSGILLVNASHVTIQGNRVGTDASGSPTLGNYVGVRIYGVPGQGGDSTLIGGDLPGQGNVIAGNDFGIVIESDLHSISILGNSICCNIVSGIDLGFYNGVTANDPGDADGGPNFLQNFPVLVEALDQPTQSWITGTLNTTPNTQIHVEYFYSPACGASGNGEGQTFLGSQTASTDGAGDVDLDFIGPPIAAGGVVTATATDPDGNTSEFSACLLVVADNDGDSLADANDNCPLISNSDQADADGDNIGDVCDTLVVTVYSPVDIIVVSPDGQDSIGLDFNTMGATAGYITTTDFGIGPNGVAGELDDRVWILAPRYGSYKIRIVAEIGADPSDNYFLGIRDPGGNVSGYVSVTGTGASTQVAFSNTPVANAVPPQGESSNLLMLSAPQRRGDMNDDHIFNVLDVTMMIGVTFRSAALPNPPDVADLNGDGITNVLDVIYIINTTFRNGPEPIP
- the meaB gene encoding methylmalonyl Co-A mutase-associated GTPase MeaB — its product is MTLLDRFFAGDRVALARIITHVENRAPGYHEVLARIFAHRHGAYRVGLTGPPGAGKSSLVNQLALMLAGEGHKVGVIAVDPSSPFTGGALLGDRVRMQSLYGIENVFIRSMATRGSSGGLAAATKDVCVVMEGFGFDIVLIETVGVGQIELDVAAVCDTVAVVFVPESGDAIQAMKSGLMEIADVFCLNKSDRPGSDRIKAELESILEVRREVRKSLGTFSDWHPPVTMSVATSGQGIPALWDSIQKHRAYREQRDPTGHMRLRVRSDLILALLELARRQLDADLLESPRLEQAVDQIVSSQADPYTMAQKLFADWRGQA
- a CDS encoding methylmalonyl-CoA mutase family protein, yielding MTDISKPAKKPNADRGILGRIPGRSPSVKDLWAEKCTDADQLDGRKFITVSSVPVKALYTPEDVADIDFDRDIGYPGFWPYTRGVHPSMYRQKLWTMRQFSGMGSAAQTNERYHYLLANGQMGLSVAFDLPTLMGYDSDHPRSKGEVGVCGVAVDSLKDMEVIFKGIDLGKISTSMTINAPAAIILAFYIVVAEKQGVKPNQLRGTLQNDILKEYIAQKEWIFPPPPSMKLIVDTIEYGTRFMPQWNTISISGYHIREAGATAVQELAYTLADGFAYIEAAMQRGLNVDEFAPRLSLFFNSHLDFFEEIAKYRAARKLWARHLRDRYGAKNERSLLMRFHTQTAGVSLTAQQPENNIVRVTWQAMAAALGGTQSLHTNSMDETLALPSEKAALIALRTQQLIAYESGLTNTIDPLAGSYFVESLTKQMEEGAEEIFAEIERRGGVLAAIEQGYFQRELAKSAYVYQQAVEKGERIIVGVNKFTMDDETLEIPVLKIDPAVEREQIESLRQLKQARDNDKVQRTLAEMKAVAERGDNLMPAFIDCARVYCTLGEIVDVLRGVYGEYEEPPMI